In Oncorhynchus keta strain PuntledgeMale-10-30-2019 unplaced genomic scaffold, Oket_V2 Un_contig_29489_pilon_pilon, whole genome shotgun sequence, the genomic stretch AGTAGCTCAcgatataagacgcttctagcccctgcttttaatggtatctgttgcttttatacatgtcttactactcaaattctttactacttactactaaattatttatacatttttgaCAAGAAATGAGTAGCAGCTACGTTGGCTACATATGGACTGTTAGTGGAATTCCtatgagagagtaacggttaatgtgattggatgtcattattatttgactaggctaccttgAATTTGGaagttgtgttgttatttcgctgaacactaatTTTTATTTATTAGCGGTGAAACGAGGCTAGTCAGGTGAggaaaaaacctcacccaaacgTTGGAAAATGTAAATGGACTGTAGTGGTCAGCGCAAATAACAACACAACTTTCAaattagccaccgtgcttctacacctgcttctacacctgcattgcttgctgtttggggttttaggctgggtttctgtacagcactttgagatatcaactgatgtacgaagggctatataaataaatacatttgatttgattttgatttatttGTGACTGGTGCGATATAGGTTTTGTGTCCATGTATTTTGTATGCCGGTAGTTAAATACATTAAATGGCTCCAGCTATTTaccaagttctgctctcctgcgtttgacttccATGCCATCAGTTACGCACCCCATGATAATGATATTCAGTACCGTTACCCTAAATGATACAGTCAGTAATATTACCCTAAATGTTAGTCATTAACATTACCCTAACTGATAGTCAGTAACATTACCCTAAATGTTAGTCATTAACATTAACCTAAATGATACAGTCAGTAGCGTTACCCTAAATGTTAGTCATGAACATTACCCTACATGATGCAGTCAGTAACATTACCCTACATGATGCAGTCAGTAACATTATCCTACATGATGCAGTCAGTAACATTACCCTAAATGGTAGTCATTAACATTACCCTAAATGTTAGTCATTAACATTAACCTAAATGATACAGTCAGTAGCGTTACCCTAAATGTTAGTCATGAACATTACCCTACATGATGCAGTCAGTAACATTACCCTACATGATGCAGTCAGTAACATTATCCTACATGATGCAGTCAGTAACATTACCCTAAATGGTAGTCATTAACATTACCTAAATGTTAGTCATTAACATCACCTAAATGTTAGTCATTAACATTACCCTAAATGGCAGTCAGTAACATTACCTAAATGATAGTCAGTAACATTACCCTAAATGTTAGTCATTAACATTAGCCTAAATGTTAGTCATTAACATTACCCTAAATGGCAGTCAGTAACATTACCCTAAATGTTAGTCATTAACATTAACCTAAATGATACAGTCAGTAGCGTTACCCTAAATGTTAGTCATGAACATTACCCTACATGATGCAGTCAGTAACATTACCCTACATGATGCAGTCAGTAACATTACCCTACATGATGCAGTCAGTAACATTACCCTAAATGGTAGTCATTAACATGACCCTAAATGTTAGTCATTAACATGACCCTAAATGTTAGTCATTAACATTACCCTAAATGGCAGTCAGTAACATTACCCTAAATGATAGTCAGTAACATTACCCTAAATGTTAGTCATTAACATTAGCCTAAATGTTAGTCATTAACATTACCCTAAATGGCAGTCAGTAACATTACCCTAAATGATAGTAATTAACATTACCCTAAATGTTAGTCATTAACATTAGCCTAAATGTTAGTCATTAACATTACCCTAAATTATACAGTCAGTAATATTAATCTAAATGTTAGTACCGTTACCCTAAATGATCGAGTCAGTAACATGACCCTAAATGATCGAGTCAGTAACATTACCCTAAATGATCGAGTCAGTAACATTACCCTAAATGATCGAGTCAGTAACATTACCCTAAATGATCGAGTCAGTAACATTACCCTAAATGATACAGTCAGTAACATTACCCTAAATGATACAGTCAGTAACATTACCCTAAATGATACAGTCAGTAACATTACCCTAAATGATACAGTCAGTAACATTACCCTAAATGATACAGTCAGTAACATTACCCTAAATGATACAGTCAGTAACATTACCCTAAATGATACAGTCAGTAACATTACCCTAAATGATACAGTCAGTAACATTACCCTAAATGATACAGTAAGTAACATTACCCTAAATGATCGAGTCAGTAACATTACCCTAACCCTCCCTAACATtacccaaaccctccctaacccggacgacgctaggccaattgtgtgtcggctcatggacctcccggtcacggccggctgcgacagagcctgggctcgaacccagagtctctggtggcacagctagcactgcgatgcagtatcttagactgcaccacccgggaggccccactggcccaacgctcttaaccgctaggttacctgccaccatAGACCTTCTTATCATCTACCTTCTCATCATAAACGATGCCTGGGCGTATCTCAGGGGCCTGGTAGCCCGGCGTGCCCTCCACACCCAGTGCCCCCTCGTGGAAGGACTGGCGCGAGATGCCGTAGTCTGACAGCTTGATATTCACCGGGTCACACACCTAGGATGAGACCAAGAAGGATTATACAAACATACAACACTATTGTTACTACTGGGTGGGCGAAAACACTTCTGGttttcatcctctccttctcatcagggactgattcagacctgggacaccaggtgagtgtATTTAACTACCAGGTAAAAACACAACAAACTGAAGTGTTTAGGCTTTCCAGGACTGGAATTGAACGGCCCAGACATAGTGGCTAGGGGTCGATTTCTAATTCTGCCCCTCATACTAATCACCTACCTCCAGGGACCACACCAGGATGTTGTCTGACTTGAGGTCACAGAAGATGATGTTCTTCCTGTGCAGGTAGGCCAGCCCCGCTGCAATCTGATAGGCTGCCTTGAAGGTGAGCATGTGACCCAGGGGCATGTACCTGGAGCCTGATGGGGAGGGGGGGTTGAGTTAAAAGGGCAAGTTTAAAATGTTTTCATAACTTGTGTAGAGAAGATTCTCAGCATTAGGGACCTAACTAgctgtggatctctctctctctcgcgtctctctccctgtctgcctgtctggcatgtcagtctgtctctctctctctctccctgtctggcgtgtcagtctgtctctctctccctgtctgcctgtctggcgtgtcagtctgtctctccctgtctgcctgtctggcgtgtcagtctgtctctctctctccctgtctgcctgtctggcgtgtcagtctgtctctctctctttctacctgtTCATACCTTTATGTCTGTCCTCCAGCACAATGTTGAGGCTGCCCAGGGGAGCCAGCTGCAGGGCGAAGCAGAGCGGGTGAATACTGATTCCCACCAGCAGCACGATGCACGGGTGCTGTAGGGAGTGGAGCATGCTGGTCTCCTGGCGGAACTCTGAGAAGCTCCGGCACGCGTCCATGGACTGAAAATGCTTCATCATGGTGTCTGGTGGAGGGACGGGAGGGTtgtgaggagagggggtggggtcaggagaggagagggggtggggtcaggagaggaggatgggagggggtggggtcaggagaataggaggggagggggtgaggagaggggggtggggtcaggggaggaggaggggaggagggggtgaggagagggggtggggtcaggagaggaggaaggggagggggtgaggtcaggagaggaggagaaagaggggggtggggtcaggagaggaggaggggagggggatgaggagaggggatggggtcaggagaggagggggtagggtcaggagaggaggagagggggtagggtcaggagaggaggaggggaggtgggtgaggagagggggtggggtcaggagaggaggaggagaggggggtgaggagagggggtggggtcaggagaggaggggggtggggtcaggagaggaggaaggggggtggggtgaggagtgtggggtcaggagagggaggagggagtgggatCAGGGGAGGAGAAGTGGagtgaggggagggggtggggtcaggagaggaggaaggggagggggtgaggtcaggagaggaggagaagaggggggtggggtcaggagaggagggggatgaggagaggggatggggtcaggaga encodes the following:
- the LOC127923384 gene encoding leucine-rich repeat serine/threonine-protein kinase 1-like, translated to MMKHFQSMDACRSFSEFRQETSMLHSLQHPCIVLLVGISIHPLCFALQLAPLGSLNIVLEDRHKGSRYMPLGHMLTFKAAYQIAAGLAYLHRKNIIFCDLKSDNILVWSLEVCDPVNIKLSDYGISRQSFHEGALGVEGTPGYQAPEIRPGIVYDEKVDDKKVYGG